In Sulfitobacter guttiformis, the genomic stretch CGACCGTAATAATGCGATAGCACCCCGAATGAGTGGCCGTATCCAAAGGTACGGTATTTCAGCAGGTCCCGCTCGGCAAAAAAATCGTTGATCTTTTGGGTGATCTCCGAGCATTTTGAACCAGGCAGCAGCAAACTCATTCCGTATTCATGCGCCGCGACATTGGCCTCCCAGATGCGTAGACTCGCAGCGTCCGCCTCGCCCACAAACATCGTCCGCTCCAAAGCGGTGTAATAACCCGAGATCATCGGGAAGGTGTTGAGGCTCAGGATATCGCCCCGCTCCAACTTGCGACTGGTCACGGGGTTATGGGCGCCGTCGGTGTTGATCCCCGACTGGAACCAGACCCAAGTATCGCGGTATTCAGCATCGGGGAACTGTCGCGCAATCTCAAGCTCCATCGCGTCGCGGCCCGCCATGGCGACATCAATCTCACGGGTGCCAACCCGCACGGCGTCGCGGATGGCATACCCCCCCACATCTGCCACTTTCGCACCCGCACGGATGAGGTCCAGCTCAGCAGCAGACTTGTGCATGCGTTGACGCATTGTAGCAGGCGCTACATCGATACAAGTCTTCGGAGTAAGGAATTCGTCCAGCAACACCTTTTGCGTAATGCTCAGATGGTCCCCCTCGAACCCGATCATTTTGTCCGTTCCGGTCACACTGCGGATCGCACGCCAGTAGTTATTCCGCTGCCAGTCAGTATAGGTTATATTGTCCCCATGACCCCGCCGCCACGGCTGTGCTGCGTCAATCCCCGCACTGAGCGTTACGCTGTCGGTAGGCGTCACGACCAAGGCATAGGGCCGCCCGAATGCGCAGTACAAAAAGCCTGCGTAATAGGCGACATTGTGCATCGAGGTGAACACACACGCTTCGACACCCGCCGATGCCATGTCGGCACGCAATTGCCTCAGGCGAGCGTCGTACTCCGCCCCCTCAAACGGCAAGGTTTGGTCACCTTGGTGAAAACGATAATACTGTGGACGGTCCATCATAAGTTCCTTCAAAAGCGCAAGCCAAAGCTGCGCGTGAAGGAGGGCCTTAATCCTTCCCCACCGCAAAGTCGGCAAAGCAAGATCCCGGCGTTCAGGAGAGGGTAAAGGTCATGCACAAGATGCTGGCGACGCCATCGCCGACCTGTGCATTATCTTTGCCCTGACGGACGGCCCTGTGGCAAGTGATTTTAGCGCGTGCGCCGCAAATTGCTGGCTCTTAGCGCCCGTAGCGTGCAGCCGTGAGGCCGTCCATGGAAATCTCGGGTGTGTTTCCCATCACCACATCCGCGACAGCGCGACCTGACCCACAGGCCATGGTCCAACCCAGCGTGCCGTGCCCTGTGTTAAGGAACAGGTTGCTATATTTGCTAGCGCCCAGCACCGGCGTCCCGTCCGGTGTCATAGGCCGCAATCCTGTCCAGCCCTCGGCGCGTGAAATATCACCGCCCTTTGGGAACAGATCGCCGATTACATGCTTGACGGTGTCTGTGGCATGGGGTCCCAGACGGCTGGAATATCCCGCGATCTCGGCCTGCCCCGCCACGCGTATCCGGTCCCCCAACCGGGTGATCGCCACCTTGTGTGTCTCATCCATAATTGTGGATTGAGGCGCAAAGGCATCATCGTTCACGGGCAGCGTCACCGAGTAGCCCTTGACCGGATACACCGGTAACCTGATCCCGATCGGATTGAGAACACTGACCGCATAGCTGCCCATCGCACAGACATAGGCATCGCCCGTAATGCGGCCCGCAATTTCCGTATCGACACCCGCAACCTTGCCGTTTTCGATGGCAATTGCCTTGATCGACTGGCCATATTGGAATTCGACACCCATCTGGATGCACTTTTCTGTCAGCGCGATGGTGAACATCCTGCAATCGCCAGTGCGGTCCGCCGTTAGACGCAAACCGCCGACAAATTTGTCGCGCACATGGCCCAGCGCCGGTTCCACCGCGACACAGGCATCGCGGTCCAGCACCTCGTAGGGAGAACCGTATTCCGCGAGAACCTCCTGATCCGCCTTCGATGCTTTCATCTGCTTGGCCGTCCGGAACAGTTGCAGCGTCCCCTGCTGGCGTCCGTCATATTCTATGCCTGTATCGGCAATTAGATCCGGCATCACGTCCCGCGAATAACTCGACACCCGCACCATGCGCCCCTTGTTGCGGGCATAGCTTTCCTCATTGCAGTTGCCGACCATCTGCGCACACCATTTCCACATGGTCGGACTCATCAGTGGCCAGATGAACAGCGGACGGCGCTTCATGAACATCCATTTTATTGCCTTGAGCGGTATGCCGGGTGCCGCCCAAGGCGAAGTCATCCCATAGCTGAGCTGCCCCGCATTGGCATAGCTGGTCTCAAGACCCGGCCCCGTCTGGCGGTCGATCACGACCACCTCGACCCCCTGTTTGGCAAGATAGTAAGCTGTAGTAACGCCAATGACGCCCGCCCCCATCACAACAACTTTCATCGGCCTATCCTTTTGGGGCAGCTTTGCGCTGCATCTGGTCTAGAAACGTCGCACGCTTAGACCCCTATTCCGCAGCTTCCAGATACTCGTCCATCGGCGGGCAGGTACAGCTGAGGTTTCTATCCCCCCAGACATTATCCACACGATTAACCGGCGGCCAGTATTTATCTACGCGGAAGGCCCCTCTGGGGAAACAGCCCTGCTCGCGGGTATAGGGGCGGTCCCAATCCTTGACCAAATCCTCCATCGTGTGCGGCGCATTCTTGAGCGGGTTGTTCGTCCCGTCGATGCGCCCCTCCTCGATGTCTGCAATCTCGCCGCGAATCGCTATCATCGCATCGCAAAACCGGTCCAGCTCGGCCTTGGTTTCGGATTCCGTGGGCTCGATCATCAACGTGCCTGCCACCGGCCAACTCATGGTGGGGGCGTGAAATCCGGCGTCCATCAGGCGTTTCGCAATATCGTCTACCGTGACATGCGCGCTCTCGGCGAAGGGGCGCGTATCGATGATGCACTCATGGGCGATGCGGCCCGTAGGTCCCTTGTACAGAACCTCGAACGATCCCTCCAAACGTCTGGCGATATAGTTGGCGTTCAAAATTGCCACACGCGTCGCCTGCGTCAGCCCCTCGCCGCCCATCATAAGGCAATAGGCCCATGAGATCGGCAACAGCGAAGGCGACCCGAAGGGCGCGGCAGATACCGCCCCCTCGCCACTGGTGGGATCACCGGGCAGGTGCGTGATCAGATGCTCTTTCACGCCAATCGGGCCCATGCCGGGGCCACCACCGCCATGCGGGATGCAAAACGTCTTGTGCAGGTTCAGGTGGCTTACATCACCGCCCAGATCACCGGGCCGCGACAGACCGACCATGGCGTTCATGTTCGCACCGTCGATATAGACCTGTCCGCCATTGGCGTGCACGGTGTCGCACACGTCAATTACCGTCTCCTCGAACACACCGTGCGTCGAGGGGTAAGTGATCATACAGGCCGCAAGGTTATCCTTATGCTCCGCGACTTTGGCGTTAAAATCGTCCAGATCAATATCGCCATTAGCGGCAGATTGGATCGGAACAACTTTCCATCCCACCATCTGCGCGGAGGCGGGATTGGTGCCATGCGCACTCATCGGAATGAGGCAAATATTGCGATGCCCCTGCCCATTCGCACGGTGATAGGCAGCAATCGTCAAAAGCCCCGCATACTCCCCCTGCGCGCCAGAGTTCGGCTGCATGGAGATCGCGTCATAGCCCGTTACATCACACAGCTTGGCCGATAGATCATCGATCATCTCGTAATACCCTGCCGCCTGATCCTTCGGGATATAAGGATGCAGCAACGCAAACTCGTCCCAACTCACAGGCATCATTTCCGCAGCCGAGTTCAACTTCATCGTGCAAGACCCCAGAGGGATCATCGCACGGTCCAGCGCCAGATCACGGTCAGCAAGGCGGCGCATGTAGCGCATCATTTCCGTCTCGGCGCGGTTCATGTGGAACACCGGATGGGTCAGGAAGTCGGAAGTACGGATAAGCTTTTCGGGCATTTGGTAATGCGGGGTATAATCCTTGTCTTCCCGCTCAATCCCGAAAGCCCGCCAGACCGCCTCGATCGTCGACGAACGTGTACGCTCGTCTAATGTGATCCCAACTTGGGTCGTGCCGACTTTTCGCAGGTTGATCCCCTCGTCCACTGCTGACTTCATCACCGCACTTTGCAGCGGCCCGACATCCACAGTGATCGTGTCAAAGAACGCCGCGGGACGCACGTCAAATCCTGCGGATTTGAGCCCCTCGGCTAGACGCGCCGTCTTGCGGTGTATGCGCTGCGCAATCGCTTTCAGTCCTTCGGGGCCATGAAACACAGCGTAGAAACCAGCCATCACCGCAAGCAACGCCTGTGCAGTACACACGTTTGAGTTCGCCTTTTCGCGGCGGATGTGCTGCTCACGGGTTTGCAGGGACAAACGATAGGCGCGGTTGCCGTGGCTATCGATCGACACCCCCACAATCCTTCCGGGCATAGAGCGGGCGTAGGATGCCTTTGTCGCCATATAGGCCGCATGCGGGCCGCCGTACCCGACCGGCACGCCAAAGCGCTGGGTCGAGCCCACTGCAATATCCGCACCCATCGCACCGGGCTCCTTGAGCAGGGTCAGCGATAGCGGGTCCGCCGCAATAATCCCGATCGCTTTTTCTTCATGCAGCGCTGCAATCTGCGGTGTAAAATCGCGCAGATGCCCGTAAGTACCCGGGAACTGGAAGATCGCTCCGAATACCTCGGCCGCATCCATATCGTCAGGATTGCCTACAATCACTTCGATTCCCAACGGCGCCGCCCGCGTCTTCATCACATTGATGTTTTGCGGATGACAGTTCTCGTCGATGAAAAACCCCATGACTTTGGTCTTGGCGACCCGCTTGGCCATAGTCATGGCTTCCGCGCAGGCAGTGGCCTCGTCCAACAGCGAAGCATTGGCAATCTCCAAACCGGTCAGGTCCGCCACCATCGTCTGGAAATTCAACAATGCTTCAAGCCGCCCTTGCGAAATCTCGGGCTGGTAGGGTGTATAGGCTGTATACCACGCGGGGTTCTCGAAAATATTACGCTGGATCGCGGGAGGCGTGACCGTCCCGTGATAGCCCTGACCGATGAGCGAGGTCAAAACCTTGTTCTTCCCCGCCACAACCTTCATGTGCCGCAGCAATTCCTGCTCCGACAATGGCTTGCCGAAGTCGAGCGGCTCGGCCTGCCGAATTTTGGCGGGCAGGGTATCATCGATCAGCGCATGAAGGTCCTTTGCGCCCACAACCTTGAGCATTTCCGCCATTTCGGACACGGACGGCCCGATATGGCGGCGGTTGGCGAAGTCATAGGGGAGGTAGTTTGTGGGCGTAAAGGTCATGATGCTTTCCTCGAAGGTCAGGCGATAAGGGCGTTATAAGCGGCTTCGTCCATATAGGCGTCCATCTGGGCCGGATCGGACGGCCTGATTTTCATAAACCACCCCTCACCCAAAGCATCCTCGTTTGCCAAAGACGGGGCATCACCGAGGGCCTCGTTGATCTCCACGATCTCGCCGTCGATAGGCGCAAGGATGTCGGACGCAGCCTTCACACTTTCGATCACCACAACTTCCTCGTCCTTGGTTACAACCCTGCCCACTTCGGGCAGTTCAACAAAGACGATATCGCCCAACTGCGTTGTGGCATGGGTCGTGATCCCCACCACAATCAGATCGCCCTCGGCGCGCAGCCATTCATGCTCTTCAGTAAATTTCATCAGTCGTCTCCGGTTGGTTATCGTTTGAAATTTGCAGGGACAAATGGCAGTGCCGAGACAGTAAGGGGCAGACGTTTGCCCCGTAACGCGCCAAACACCACAGTCCCCTCTTTGGTAAATTCAGCAACGAGCATACCCATCGCAACAGGACCGCCCACAGTGGGGCCAAATCCGCCCGAGGTAATCCGGCCAACAGGCGTTTCGCTGTCCTCATCGGCAAAGAGTTCGACTCCTTCGCGCATGGGCGCGCGGCCCTCAGGCAGCAGGCCTACGCGCTTTGTCGCCGGTGCTCCGGCCATCTCGCGCAGCACAACATCAGCGCCGGGAAACCCGCCTGCCCGCGCGCCGCCCGCGCGCCGCACCTTTTGGATCGCCCAGCCCAATGCCGCCTGCGACGGTGTGGTCGACGCGTCCATGTCGTGCCCGTAAAGGCACAAGCCCCCCTCAAGCCGCAAGCTGTCCCTTGCGCCCAAACCGACAGGCGCAACATCCTCGTGGGCCAAAAGTAGCTCGGCCAGAGCAACAGCCTGCTCCTGTGGTACTGAAATCTCGTATCCGTCCTCACCGGTATAGCCAGAGCGCGACACCCAACATTCGGCCCCCGCAAGCGACAGCGTTGCAACATCCATGAACCGCATTTCGGCCGCACGTGGATCAAGGGCCGCCAGAACGGCCTGAGCCGAGGGCCCCTGCAACGCCAGCAGCGCACGGTCGGTAACCTCGGTCACCGTCACGCGCCCAAGATTTGCGACCATATGCGCGATATCCGACGCCTTGCAGGCCGCATTCACCACAACAAAGATATGATCACCCCGATTAGCCAACATAAGATCATCCATGATCCCGCCAGCCTCGTTGGTAAAAAATCCGTAACGTTGGCGGTTTGGCTTCAAATCCAGAATATCAACAGGCACCAGCGCCTCAAGGGCCAGTGCTGTCGCGGCATAATCTGGGCCGCTCAGGATCACCTGTCCCATATGGCTTACATCAAACAGCCCTGCTTTTTCGCGGGTGTGGCTGTGCTCCTTCATCACACCGGAAGGATATTGTACCGGCATGGCATAGCCCGCAAACGGCACCATCTTGGCCCCCAGTGCAATATGTAGATCATGCAACGGTGTATGCAGCAGATCGGACATCAACAGCTCCCTCATCTTCAAAAGCCGCGCAGATTTTGTAAATCAAACGGCACCACGGGTACGCAGACGGCAGTGCGCCTTGCGTGTGATGCCCCCTCTGTCCTTGCACCTGAGAATGCTATCCCTTCGGTGTGCGCCAAACTGCGCCGCTCTCCAGAGTCTTCGTAACCGTGTCGGTCCATTTGCCTGAGAGTTTCCGGGGCGGTTGCTCCTTCGGCACCAGCTGTGCTGGTTCTCCCGACGACGATGTTAGCGGGAAGATGCAGCAACTGCGCAGCCGCCGCAAGATATTTTACGCAGCGGTGCGAAAACATGTTCGATGACACAGACCGCAAAAACAGCGTTCACACGCGACAAGATTTATCCACAAGACAAAGATCCGCAGACTAACATCGAAAAATATAACCAAGTCAGTAGCTACTGACCGATAGCTGATGCGTCGCGTGAAAAACTATCCACAGGCCTCAGTACTGGCCACGGAGATATTCCATTACAGCACTGCGCACCGACATGTCACCTTGCGCCCGCGCTTGCTCGATCACGGCGCGCACCTCGCTCAGGTCACAACGGCGCAACAAGCTCTTGACCGGCCCGATCGACGCAGGCCGCATCGAGAGCGTACGGAACCCGATAGCGGCAAAGCACAGCGCCTCGACGGGGCGTCCCGCATCCTCGCCACAAAATGACAGCGGCGTATTAGAGGCCTCGCAACGCTTCACGATCCCCTCCAAAAACGTCAGAAAACTGAGGTTGAGTGTGTCATAACGTTTGCGCACCCTTTCGTTCTCGCGGTCGGCTGCAAAGAAAAACTGTTTGAGGTCATTGCCACCGATCGACAAAAACTCGACTTCTTCGAAAAACTTATCCGGAGCGAATGCAAGGCTCGGTGTCTCCAGCATCGCGCCGACCTCAATTGATGAGGGCACGACATGACCGAGCTTTTTCTCGCGCAGCAGGGTTTTATCAACTTCGGCACGGGCGGCCCGAAACTCCTCGAATTGCGCCACGAACGGAAACATCACCGTCAAAGGCCCGCCATTGGCCGCCCGAAACAGTGCCTGCAGTTGCATCCGCATAATGCCCGGTTTGTCCAGCCCGACCCGAATCGCCCGCCATCCCAGTGCGGGATTCGGCTCATCGTTGGGCTTCATGTAGGGCAGCACCTTGTCAGATCCGATGTCCAGCGTACGGAACACGACACGCTTGCCCTGCGCGGCGTCCAGCACGCGTGTGTAAAGCGCGCTCAACTCTGATCGGCGCGGCATCTGGTTGCGCACCAGAAACTGCAACTCCGTTCGAAACAGTCCCACGCCCTCGGCGCCCGAACTGCCCAACGACGGCAGATCGGCCATCAGACCCGCATTCATATGCAGACCGATCACATTGCCGCATTTTGTCTCGGCGGGCTTGTCGCGGATCGAAGTATAACGCTCTTGCGCTGCGGCCTGCATCGCAATTTTATCGCGAAACGCTGTCGCAACGGTGTCTTCAGGGCGCAGATGAACAATTCCCTGCTCGCCGTCGACCATCACATGATCACCGTTCAGTGCCTCATTGGTAATCCGTCCTGCGTGCACGATCAGCGGGATCGCCAATGCCCGCGCAACAATCGCGGCATGCGACCCGACGGAGCCTTGTTCAAGCACGATACCACGCAAACTGCGCCCGTATTCCAGCAACTCCGCAGGCCCTATGTTGCGCGCCACAAGGATAGGATCACTGGGCATCTCTGCGCCAGTGTTCTTTCCCTGCCCCGTCAAAATTCTTAACAGACGGTTGGACAGATCATCGAGATCGCTCAGACGTTCGCGCATATAGCTGTCAGAGGATTGACCGATGCGCGACCGGGCGAGCGATTGCTCTTTTTCCACAGCAGCCTCTGCCGACAGACCCTGTGTGATATCCGCCTGCATCCGCTGCATCCAGCTTTTTGAATTCGCAAACATGCGGTAGGTCTGGATCACCTCCTGCTGATCCTTGTCCCCCATCGCCATACCCAGCATCTGATCAACACTCAGGCGCAAGGCATCAACCGCATCCGACAGCCGCTTTCCCTCACGTTCGGGGTCGTCAGTAACGAGGTTTGATACTACGACCCGCGGTTCATGCAGCCAGATATGACCCTCGGCCACGCCCTCCTGCGCCACAGTACCACGCAGCAAAACCGGCTGGCTGTGGCGCGCAGACATTGCAGCCCCCTCACCGACAAACGCGCCCAGTTCGGTCATCTCGGCAAGAACCATGGCCACAACTTCTAGGGCATATTCCTCGTCAGTATTAAATTCCCGCGCGATTTTGGACTGGACGACCAGCACGCCAAGCGTATCGCCCAAGCGTTGGATCGGCACCCCCAGGAAGCTGGAATAGATCTCCTCTCCGGTTTCGGGCATATACCTGAAACCAGTGGCCTGCGGCGCGTCGGGCGTGTTGATCACGCGCCGTCTCTTTGCCACCCGCCCCACGAGGCCTTCGCCCATCTTCATCCGCGTTTGGTGCACCGCGTCCTTTTTCAGCCCCTCAGTCGCGCATAGCTCCAAGGTGTCCTCGTCACGGAACAGATAGATCGAGCAAACTTCGCACCCCATCGAATCAGCAATGAGACTGGTGATTTTATCAAGACGGGCCTGACCCGCGTCATCACCTGCCATGGCGTCGCGCAGACGACCCAGCAGCTTGCGACTGTCGCTTTCTGTCCGATTTGCCATGGTTTCCCTAGTCCTTGGTTCACAAACACCATACCGCCTGCAACCTCGGATGGGGAGAGGGAAACACGCATATAGCGAGAATGCCGCGTCACTGCCCGAAATTAAAGCGCTGCATTAAGAACACCGCACACCGCGTTGTTATAAATCCAAAAAACCAGACCAGTGCAGCCCTCTCGCTCAGGAGGCCTTATCAAGTTCGAACGCATCGTGCAGCGCCTGCACCGCAAGCTCCATATATTTGCGGTCAATCAGAACCGAAATCTTGATCTCGGAGGTAGTGATAACCTTGATGTTCACGCCCTCGTCCGAGAGGACTTTGAACATTTTGGCAGCAACGCCTGTATGGCTGCGCATACCGATCCCGACGACCGAAACTTTCGCCACATCTTCATCCACAATCAATTCGTCGTAGTTGAACACGCCTGCTGATGCAGCTTTTTGCATTGCGGCATCCGCCCGCTTGACCTGATCCACGGGACACGACCATGTCATGTCGGTGCGCCCCTCTTCGGCGATGTTCTGCACGATCATGTCAACATTGACGCCGCCATCGCTCAGCGTGCCGAAGATTGCCGCCGCGATTCCGGGGCGGTCCTCGACCGATACCAGCGTCATTTTCGCTTCGTCGCGGCTGAACGCCACGCCCGCTACCACATTGCTTTCCATGATTTCCTCCTCGTCACAGACGAGCGTGCCGGCATCGTCTGATTGTTCCTCAAAACTGCTCAACACCCGCAACTTTACCTTGTACCGCATCGCCAACTCAACTGAGCGCGTCTGAAGCACTTTTGCTCCCAGCGACGCCAGTTCGAGCATTTCTTCGAAAGAAATCTTGTCCAGCTTGCGCGCTTTGCTTTCGACCCGCGGATCCGTGGTATAGACGCCGTCCACATCTGTGTAGATGTCGCACCGCTCGGCACCGAAGGCGGCCGCAAACGCTACCGCAGTAGTATCCGAACCGCCACGGCCCAGCGTTGTGATCCGGCCCTCCGGGCTCACGCCCTGAAACCCTGCGACGACGGCAACTTTCATGCCTTCAGCAAATTTTGCCATAATGTTGTCAGACGGGATCGCCTCGATCCGCGCACTGGCGTGGGCGGATGTCGTCTGCACAGGCACCTGCCACCCTTGCCAGCTTCGCGCAGGTACATCCATTTCCTGCAACGTCAGGGCCATCAGGCCCGCCGTCACATTCTCTCCGCTCGATACAACCGCATCATATTCGCGTGCATCATACAGCGGGCTCGTCTCATTTACCCAGCCGACCAACTCGTTGGTTTTGCCGGACATTGCCGAGACGATAACGATCACGTCGTAACCTTTGGCCACCTCTACGCCCACACGTTTTGCAGCGCGGCGGATACGGTCCAGTGTGGCCACCGAAGTGCCACCGAATTTCATTACCAATACAGGCATCTGACCCTCGTCCTATTGCTCCGCGCCGCGTCTACGCGAGGGAGCGCGGCTGCGCAACAAAGATCAGTAGGGGTGCGCCCGCCCATCCCACGTCTCGAAACAACCCGTTGTGCCAATATCCAACGCCTCGAAACGCGAAGCCAGTCCGGTCACGGCCTCATCGACTGTGATCGCAGCTGTGTCGCCCCCCATATCTGTCTGGACCCAGCCTGGATGATATATCCCCACAGCAATCCCTTCAGCCTTTAGGTCCGTCGCCAGATTACGCCCCAGATTGAGGACGGCCGCCTTGGAAGCACGGTAGATATAGCTGCCCCCTGGAGCGAGCTCGCTCGACGCCATTTGCGACGAGATGATCGCGATGCGCGGATTTTCTGCACGGCGCAAATGAGGTAGCAACGCCTGAACGGCCAAGAATACCCCAGTTACATTTGTGGCAAAGCTTTGGGCCCATAGATCAGCCCCGTATCCCGTCTCGATATCGTTGCCTTTATCGAGATAGACGCCTGCGTTACATACCAGCAGTTCTACCGCGCTGTCGCCCAGCGCCGCGGCCATATCCTTGTGGCTGCTGGGGTGCGTCACATCCAGCGAAATATCACCCATGGGGGACCGGCTGGTGCCCGTCACGTCGAACCCTGCGGCACGGTAATGCGCGGCAAGTCCCGCACCGATGCCACGACTGGCGCCCGTTATTACAACTGTCATCAGGTCTTCCTCACGTTATTGGAGTTTCTGTTTTGGCTTGAATGGCAGCGAGATCACCGGCACACCCTCTTCAATAAGCTGCCGCGCCTCCTGCGCGGTCGCCTCACCGTATATTGAGGTCTCGGGCGCCGTGCCCTCATGCATTGCACGTGCTTTTTCGGCAAACTTTCCGCCGACATAGGTCGCGTTTTCCTCGACCTGTTTGCGCATTTTTGCGATCGCGATTTCCATGGCCTCTTTTGACAATGGCGGCTGGCCCGACTTGGGCACTTCCGGCATATCAGCAGCAACCGACGATATTAGAGCGACCTGCGGCGCCATCAGCGCCTTGGAGACGTCTGCCCCTCCGCACACAGCACAGCTTACCTGCCCTGCTGCGAGCTGCGCATCGAATGCCGCAGCCGAGGCAAACCACCCGTCAAACGTATGGCCGTGATTGCATTTCAACGCATAGCGGATCATCTGGCCTCACTTCCTGTTTCATTCACAAGCCTGTTGCGCGGGCATGCTCCGCCGCCGCAGGTCAAGCAGGTCGCGCATGTTTCTCTGCTGACTTATCTACCGGCTTGAGTGCGCTCTTGGGCGGACTAAAGCTATTGATAAGCTTTGACAATTCGCGCTCGTTCACCAGTTTTGCGGCCTTCTTGCGTGAGACCCATTTGCGCCGCCGGTATTTTCGCTCCGGAAACTTCGTCTTTAGTGTCTTTACCTTGACCGGATATAACATCGCTAGGCAAGGAACATCCTCCTCGCCCTCTCTCATCCGCGCGTAGGAATACACACCGATGCAATCATCACTCGCCGTGCCCACAACTCCTGCCTCTTCCCAACTTTCCGTGAGGGCGCAATCCGCAGGGGTCTTGCCGTCCATGGGCCAGCCTTTTGGCACAATCCAGCGTTTGCGCCTCCGCGAGGTGATAAGCAAAATCTGCACCTTGCCGCGCCGTACACGCCAGCATAGTGCCGCAAACTGTGTGCGCGCACTGCCTTTTTCACCGCCATGTAACGAGATCGGCAATTGATTTGCCATTATCGCGTAACCCTCGCCTCAAAACCTCTTAACCTCCTGTTCTACAGGGTTTCCCCTCCAAGCACCAGCACCCTCCCGCGCCCTCTTGCGGGGGCGCTCCGCTTGGCGGATAACCGGA encodes the following:
- a CDS encoding aspartate kinase → MPVLVMKFGGTSVATLDRIRRAAKRVGVEVAKGYDVIVIVSAMSGKTNELVGWVNETSPLYDAREYDAVVSSGENVTAGLMALTLQEMDVPARSWQGWQVPVQTTSAHASARIEAIPSDNIMAKFAEGMKVAVVAGFQGVSPEGRITTLGRGGSDTTAVAFAAAFGAERCDIYTDVDGVYTTDPRVESKARKLDKISFEEMLELASLGAKVLQTRSVELAMRYKVKLRVLSSFEEQSDDAGTLVCDEEEIMESNVVAGVAFSRDEAKMTLVSVEDRPGIAAAIFGTLSDGGVNVDMIVQNIAEEGRTDMTWSCPVDQVKRADAAMQKAASAGVFNYDELIVDEDVAKVSVVGIGMRSHTGVAAKMFKVLSDEGVNIKVITTSEIKISVLIDRKYMELAVQALHDAFELDKAS
- a CDS encoding SDR family NAD(P)-dependent oxidoreductase produces the protein MTVVITGASRGIGAGLAAHYRAAGFDVTGTSRSPMGDISLDVTHPSSHKDMAAALGDSAVELLVCNAGVYLDKGNDIETGYGADLWAQSFATNVTGVFLAVQALLPHLRRAENPRIAIISSQMASSELAPGGSYIYRASKAAVLNLGRNLATDLKAEGIAVGIYHPGWVQTDMGGDTAAITVDEAVTGLASRFEALDIGTTGCFETWDGRAHPY
- the ptsP gene encoding phosphoenolpyruvate--protein phosphotransferase gives rise to the protein MANRTESDSRKLLGRLRDAMAGDDAGQARLDKITSLIADSMGCEVCSIYLFRDEDTLELCATEGLKKDAVHQTRMKMGEGLVGRVAKRRRVINTPDAPQATGFRYMPETGEEIYSSFLGVPIQRLGDTLGVLVVQSKIAREFNTDEEYALEVVAMVLAEMTELGAFVGEGAAMSARHSQPVLLRGTVAQEGVAEGHIWLHEPRVVVSNLVTDDPEREGKRLSDAVDALRLSVDQMLGMAMGDKDQQEVIQTYRMFANSKSWMQRMQADITQGLSAEAAVEKEQSLARSRIGQSSDSYMRERLSDLDDLSNRLLRILTGQGKNTGAEMPSDPILVARNIGPAELLEYGRSLRGIVLEQGSVGSHAAIVARALAIPLIVHAGRITNEALNGDHVMVDGEQGIVHLRPEDTVATAFRDKIAMQAAAQERYTSIRDKPAETKCGNVIGLHMNAGLMADLPSLGSSGAEGVGLFRTELQFLVRNQMPRRSELSALYTRVLDAAQGKRVVFRTLDIGSDKVLPYMKPNDEPNPALGWRAIRVGLDKPGIMRMQLQALFRAANGGPLTVMFPFVAQFEEFRAARAEVDKTLLREKKLGHVVPSSIEVGAMLETPSLAFAPDKFFEEVEFLSIGGNDLKQFFFAADRENERVRKRYDTLNLSFLTFLEGIVKRCEASNTPLSFCGEDAGRPVEALCFAAIGFRTLSMRPASIGPVKSLLRRCDLSEVRAVIEQARAQGDMSVRSAVMEYLRGQY
- a CDS encoding DUF1178 family protein; protein product: MIRYALKCNHGHTFDGWFASAAAFDAQLAAGQVSCAVCGGADVSKALMAPQVALISSVAADMPEVPKSGQPPLSKEAMEIAIAKMRKQVEENATYVGGKFAEKARAMHEGTAPETSIYGEATAQEARQLIEEGVPVISLPFKPKQKLQ
- a CDS encoding NUDIX hydrolase, encoding MANQLPISLHGGEKGSARTQFAALCWRVRRGKVQILLITSRRRKRWIVPKGWPMDGKTPADCALTESWEEAGVVGTASDDCIGVYSYARMREGEEDVPCLAMLYPVKVKTLKTKFPERKYRRRKWVSRKKAAKLVNERELSKLINSFSPPKSALKPVDKSAEKHARPA